One Paroedura picta isolate Pp20150507F chromosome 3, Ppicta_v3.0, whole genome shotgun sequence genomic window carries:
- the CALR gene encoding calreticulin: MSPVLALCCLLGLAAAGPAALFREDFADGDAWTSRWIESKHKSDYGKFKLSAGKFYGDAEKDQGLQTSQDARFYALSARFEPFGNQDKTLVVQFTVKHEQNIDCGGGYVKLFPSSLNQEDMHGDSEYNIMFGPDICGPGTKKVHVIFNYKGKNVLINKDIRCKDDEFTHLYTLIVRPDNTYEVKIDNSKVESGNLEDDWDFLPPKKIKDPEAKKPDDWDERAKIDDPEDTKPEDWDKPEHIPDPDAKKPEDWDEEMDGEWEPPVIQNPEYKGEWKPRQIDNPNYKGKWIHPEIDNPEYTPDSSLYKYDNFGVIGLDLWQVKSGTIFDNFLITDDEKYAEEVGKETWGATKDAEKKMKEQQDEEQRKKQEEEDKKKKEEEGEDEAEGEENEEEEDDDEEEEEKEEEEDTEGPLKDEL; the protein is encoded by the exons ATGAGCCCCGTCCTGGCCCTGTGCTGCCTGCTGGGCCTGGCCGCCGCCGGCCCCGCCGCGCTCTTCAGGGAGGACTTCGCCGACGGCG ATGCCTGGACAAGCCGCTGGATCGAGTCAAAGCACAAATCAGACTACGGAAAGTTCAAGCTTTCTGCCGGCAAATTCTACGGGGATGCAGAGAAAGACCAAG GACTTCAGACCAGCCAGGATGCACGTTTTTATGCCCTGTCGGCCAGATTTGAGCCTTTCGGCAATCAGGACAAGACCCTGGTAGTGCAATTCACCGTAAAGCACGAGCAGAACATTGACTGCGGCGGAGGCTACGTGAAGCTGTTCCCGTCCAGCCTGAACCAGGAGGACATGCACGGGGACTCTGAATACAACATCATGTTTG GCCCCGATATCTGTGGCCCTGGCACCAAGAAAGTCCATGTGATCTTCAACTACAAAGGCAAAAACGTTTTGATCAATAAGGACATCCGTTGTAAA GATGATGAATTCACGCATCTCTACACCCTGATTGTACGGCCAGACAACACATACGAGGTGAAGATTGACAACAGCAAAGTGGAGTCTGGCAACCTGGAGGATGACTGGGATTTCCTGCCCCCCAAGAAAATTAAGGATCCAGAAGCGAAGAAACCAGATGACTGGGATGAAAGGGCAAAGATAGATGATCCGGAAGACACCAAGCCAGag GATTGGGATAAACCCGAGCATATTCCTGATCCTGACGCCAAGAAGCCAGAGGACTGGGATGAAGAGATGGACGGGGAGTGGGAGCCGCCAGTAATCCAGAATCCAGAGTACAAG GGAGAGTGGAAACCGCGTCAGATCGACAACCCCAACTACAAAGGGAAATGGATTCATCCGGAGATAGATAATCCCGAGTATACGCCAGATTCCAGTCTGTACAAGTACGATAACTTTGGTGTTATTGGCCTGGATTTGTGGCAG GTTAAATCTGGCACTATCTTTGACAACTTCCTGATCACAGATGATGAGAAATATGCTGAAGAAGTTGGCAAAGAAACCTGGGGGGCTACTAAG GATGCTGAGAAGAAAATGAAGGAGCAGCAGGATGAGGAGCAGcggaagaagcaggaagaggaagacaagaagaagaaagaggaggaaggagaagatgaaGCAGAAGGTGAAGaaaatgaggaggaagaagatgatgacgaggaagaggaagagaaggaggaagaggaggacacaGAGGGCCCCTTGAAGGACGAGCTGTGA